The genomic DNA TGTAGGTCACCCGGAACGGCTCGTAGTCCATGCAGACGTGGTTGGTGGGCACGTAGAACAGGTTGGTCTTCGGCGAGAAGGCCGCAGGCTGCTGATCCTTGGTGCCCAGCGCCGCCGGGCAGATGCCCTTGGAGTTGGTGTCCTCACCGTTCTGCTCGGTCGAGTACTTCGACACGACCAGCGGCCGGCCGTAGTTCTTCGAGCCCTTGTCCATGTCGACCTTGGTCGCCCAGTTGACGGCCGGGTCGAACTTCTCGGCGACGAGCAGGGTGCCGTCCGCGCGGTTCAGCGTGTAGCCGAAGCCGTTACGGTCGAAGTGGGTCAGGAGCGGCTGCTCCTTGCCGTCGATCTTCTGATCCGTGAGGATCATCTCGTTGATGCCGTCGTAGTCCCACTCGTCGTGGGGGGTCATCTGGTAGACCCACTTGGCCATGCCGGTGTCCGGGTTACGCGCCCAGATGGTCATGGACCACTTGTTGTCGCCCGGACGCTGCTTGGGGTTCCAGGTCGAGGGGTTGCCCGAGCCGTAGTACATCAGGTCGAGCTTGGGGTCGTACGAGAACCAGCCCCAGGTGCAGCCGCCGCCGGTCTTCCACTGATCACCTTCCCAGGTCTTCAGCGAGGAATCCTTGCCGATCGGCTTGCCGAGCGAGGTGGTCTTCTCCGGGTCGACGATCAGCTGATCGTCCGGGCCCTCGGAGTAGCCGCGCCACACCTTCTTGCCGGTCTTCAGGTCGTAGGCGGTGACGTGGCACTGCACGCCGAACTCGCCGCCCGAGATGCCGACGATGACCTTGTCCTTGACCGGCAGAACCGTCGCGGTGTTGGTCTCGCCCTTCTTCGGGTCGCCGTTCACGACCGACCAGTTGACCTTGCCGGTCTTGGCGTCGAGCGACACGAGGGTGGTGTCGGCCTGGTGCAGGAGGATGGCGCCGTCGGCGTAGGCCAGACCACGGTTGACCGTGTCACAGCACATGACCGGGATCACGGACGGATCCTGCTTCGGCTCGTACTTCCAGACGATCTTCGCGTCGTGGTCGAGGTCGAGGGCGTACACGATGTTCGGGAACGGCGTGTGCACGTACATCATGTTGCCGACGACGAGCGGCGAGCCCTCGTGGCCGCGCAGCACGCCGGTCGAGAACGTCCAGGCGACCTGCAGGTCCTTGACGTTCTTGGCGTTGATCTGGTCGAGCTTCGAGTAGCGCGTATTCGCGTAGTCTACCGTTTGAAGAACCTGTTCCGCCGGGTTGGCGATGCCCTTCATGACGCTTTCATTGGCCAGCGCCGGCGCGGCGACGGCCGCGACACCTGCGCCGAGCGCAAGGAGATGTACCGCTCTCATGGGTTCCTCCGACAAGTCTTGAGAGTTCTCACGGCGCGCGAAGAGAGTGGCGTCGCTCGGACTCCGACCTGACTGTTTGCGACAGGGATGGACGCCTCGGTAGCGGGCATAGTGGACTTCGAGGAGATCTACTGATCCCCTAGCCAGGAGCCGCCATCCCTGAGGCGTCTCCCTCGAAACCGAGGCTTGCCCGGACCTTAAGAGATTTTTGAGCGCCGTCAACTCGCTGTTCGAGGCCTGTGGGCACACGGTGAAAGCTTCTTTTCGGGTGACACAGGCACGACGGATGTCATGCGTTTGCGAAAAGAAATGTTGCGACGCACAAGAGATGCTGCCTGCTCTGGCCTCGGTCTCACGGGGTTGTGTCCGTCTCCCATGCAGACCTTGCAAACAGGCGAGCTTTGCTGCGCTTAAGCATGCGTCCCCCGCGCGGTGTGCGGGATTCAGGCGCGCCCGGGCGCGCGGCCGTTGCGGGTCCGCGGACTGCACTGCAAGACGCTTCGGTGGCTATCGGTTGCCGAAATTTCCCGGGATCCGGCTGTGCGCCCAGTCGCCGCATCCCGTTTTTCCGCGGATCCCCGCGTGATCGGTGGGGTTCGCGCGCGACAAATTGCCGAATCATCCCGACTTCGGGAATCGGCATGGGTCGCGCACGCGGACCACGGGGTCGGTGGCGGAAGCTGCTGAACGGCTCTTGCCGGCGTCAGACCGCGCCGACCGGCCCGGTGCTCTCGAACTCCGCAGTGTCGCCGATCAGGTCGGTCACGGAGATATTGAGGCGACGGCCGTTGGACAGGCGGAGCTGGGCATCGGGCTCGAGCCAGACCGGTCGCAGGCCCGCGTAGCTGCCGTACAGATTGCCGTAAGCGACGACACCGCCTTCGCGCCTCTCGACCACGACCCGGTAGCGGACGCGGACGGCCTCACACCCTTCGGCCGACACGAGACCGCGTCCGGTCAGCGTCTTGAGGATCTCGTTCGGCTCGAACATACGCGGGACGCAGGGGCGGGATTAAGCGGCAACCGAATTGCCATTTAATCCCGGACCCGCGGCGAGTCACGCCCGCCAGTGCGGATTGTGCGGTCAGTGCCGCCGCGGCGTCATCGGTCCGGGTCGGCGCCGCTGCCGACAGGTTCGGCTTCCAGGGGACGGACCACGATGCGACCGGACTCGACCGAGAGGGCCAGCCGTCCCTGCTTCAGCGCCAGCGCCTTCTCGCCGAACAGCGTCCGGCGCCAGCCCTGCAGCGCCGGGACCTCGGCGTCGTCGTCGTCGGCGACCGCCTCCAGATCGTCGACCGTGGCGATGATCTTCGGCGCCACGCCCTCGGCCTCGCAGACCGCCTTCAGCAGGACCTTCAGGAGCTCGACGATCGCGCCGTTGCCGCCGCTCCGCCGCACGCGCTCGGGCATCCGGACGGCGCTCGTGTCGCGGGCGAGACCGCGCTCCACGGCGGCGACGATGTCGGCCCCCGTCCGGGAGCGCTCGAAGCCCGCCGGGATCGTCCGCAGCCGCCCGAGCGCCTCCGCGCTCCGCGGCGCCGCCGAGGCGATATCGATGACCGCCTCGTCCTTCAGGACGCGCCCGCGCGGCACGTTGCGCGTCTGCGCTTCGCTCTCGCGCCAGGCCGCGACCTCCATCAGCACGGCGATCTCCCGCGGCTTGCGCATGCGGCCGGAGAGGCGGCGCCACGCCTGCGCGGGATCGGCGCGGTAGGTCTCGGGAGACGTCAGCACCGCCATCTCCTCGTCGAGCCACGCGCCGCGGTCGGTCCGCAGCAGCTCGGCGACGAGGACTTCGTAGATCTTCACCAAGTGGGTGACGTCGGACAGCGCGTAGGTCAGCTGCGCCTCCGAGAGCGGGCGCCGCGACCAGTCGGTGAAGCGGGAGGACTTGTCGATCTTGGCCTTCGCGACGTCGTTGACGAGCTGCTCGTACGAGACGGAATCGCCGTAGCCGCAGACCATGGCGGCGACCTGCGTGTCGAAGAACGGGTGCGGCAGGATCCCGCCGATCAGCCAGATGATCTCTAGGTCCTGGCGGGCGGAGTGGAACACCTTGACGGTGCCCTCGTCGGCCATGAGGGCGATGAACGGCCCGAGGTCGATCCCCGGCGCCAGCGGATCCACCAGGACGCCGGTCCCGTCCGGTGCCGCCATCTGGATCAGGCACAGTTTCGGATAATACGTCGTCTCGCGCATGAACTCCGTGTCGACGGTCACGAAGGGCTGCTCGGCGAGACGTGTGCAGATCTGGCGCAGCGCGTCAGTGGTGGTGATCAGGTCCATGCACCGGCTATACGCAACCGCGGCGGACATGGGGAGACGCGGCTTCGCAGGTCCCCATCTTTCACGCGTTCACGCGCGGCCCGATGACCGCGATCACGCCACGGCCGCGACCGCCGCCTTCCGGCGCGCCCGCGCCTGCCGGCGGATCCGCAGCGCGTCGGCCCGACGCTGCGCCTCGGCGCGCGCGAGCAGGCGGTCGAGGATGCCGGTCTCGATCCGCTCGCCGGTGGCCCCGTCGACGAGGCGGCGGATCCGGTCGACCCGGAACCCGCGATAGCCGCCGCGCCGGGCATCGATGCCGCCGAGCAGCGTCCGCCCCGGCCCGAGCCTGAGCTCGCGGGCGTCGAGGGAGCGGTTGCTCCAGGCCCCGGCCGCGTCCTCGTAGACGAGGTCGAAACGGCCCTCGAGGGGCAGCGTCCGCCACCCGGCCGCGGCGCGTTCGGGCGCCGCCTTCGCGGGGCGCTCCAGATCGAAAAAGAGGTTGTCGTTCATGGAGATGATATGGGGATTCGGGGTCTTCTGCGGTAGGCCGGCAGGCGAGTCGCGCGCGGCTTTCGGCGCCGTTCTGCGCGCCCCGCGCTTGACTTGGGGGGCCTCGCGTGAATGGTGCCGGCCTTCCCACAGAAGAAGCCCGTCATGCACCGTTACCGTTCCCACACCTGCGGGGCGCTCCGCCCGTCCGATGTCGGGCAGAGTGTCCGCCTCTCCGGCTGGTGCCACCGCATCCGCGACCACGGGGGCGTGCTGTTCGTCGATCTGCGGGACCATTACGGCCTGACCCAGTGCGTGATCGATTCCGATTCCCCGGCCTTCAAGGCCGCCGAGGCCGTGCGCTCGGAATGGGTCGTGCGGATCGACGGGCGCGTGCGCACGCGCCCGGCCGGCACCGAGAATGCCGAGCTGCCGACCGGCGCGGTCGAGATCTACATCGACGACCTCGAGGTGCTGGGTCCGGCGGGCGAGCTGCCGCTGCCGGTCTTCGGCGACCTCGAGTATCCGGAGGAGACGCGGCTCCGGTACCGCTTCCTCGACCTGCGCCGGGAGAAGCTCCACGCCAACATCATGAAGCGCGGCGCGATCATCGACTCGCTCCGCCGCCGGATGCGGGACGGCGGCTTCTTCGAGTTCCAGACCCCGATCCTGACAGCCTCCTCGCCCGAGGGCGCCCGCGACTACCTCGTGCCGTCGCGCGTCCATCCCGGCAAGTTCTACGCGCTGCCGCAGGCGCCGCAGCAGTTCAAGCAGCTGACGATGATCGCGGGCTTCGACCGCTACTTCCAGATCGCCCCGTGCTTCCGCGACGAGGACGCCCGCGCCGACCGCTCGCCGGGCGAGTTCTACCAGCTCGACATCGAGATGAGCTTCGTCACCCAGGAGGACGTGTTCCAGGCGGTGGAGCCGGTGCTGCGCGGCGTGTTCGAGGAGTTCGCCGAGGGCAAGCGCGTCACCAAGGAATTCCCGCGGATCACCTACGCGGACTCGATGCTGAAGTACGGCGTCGACAAGCCGGACCTGCGCAACCCGCTCATCATCGCCGACGTCTCCGACCTGTTCGCCCGCGAGGACGTGGCGTTCAAGGCGTTCAAGGGCGTGGTCGCCTCGGGCGGCGTCGTCCGGGCGATCCCGGCGACCGGCGCGGCGAGCCAGCCGCGCTCGTTCTTCGACAAGCTCAACGACTGGGCCCGCTCCGAGGGCGCGCCCGGCCTCGGCTACGTCGTGTTCGAGGAGGAGAACGGCGCGCTCACCGGCAAGGGGCCGATCGCCAAGTTCATCCCGGCGGAGGTTCAGGCCCTGATCGCCGAGCGCTCCGGCGCGAAGGCGGGCGACGCCGTGTTCTTCTCCGCCGGTCCCGAATCGAAGGCGGCCGGGCTCGCCGGCAAGGCGCGTGTCCGGATCGGCGACGAGCTGGGCCTCTGCGACAAGGACCAGTACGCGTTCTGCTGGATCACCGACTTCCCGATGTACGAGTGGAGCGAGGAGGAGAAGCGGATCGACTTCTCCCACAACCCGTTCTCGATGCCGAACATCGACCGCGAGGAGTTCCTCGCGCTCGACCTCGACGCCCTCGCCGGCGAGGACGAGAACGGCGCGAACACCAAGCGGATCCTGGACATCAAGGCGTTCCAGTACGACATCGTCTGCAACGGCGTGGAGCTGTCCTCGGGCGCGATCCGCAACCACCGTCCGGACGTGATGGAGAAGGCCTTCGCCATCGCGGGCTACGGGCACGAGGTGCTGGAGCAGAAGTTCGGCGGCATGCTCAACGCCCTGCGCATGGGCGCCCCGCCGCACGGCGGCATCGCGCCGGGCGTGGACCGCATCGTCATGCTCCTGTGCAACGAGCCGAACATCCGCGAGGTCGTGCTGTTCCCGATGAACCAGCGCGCCGAGGACCTGATGATGGGCGCGCCCTCCGAGGCGACCCCCAAGCAGCTGCGCGAGCTGCACATCCGCCTCAACCTGCCCGAGAAGAAGGCCTGAGGCGCCCATAGTCCCCCGCGGTGGCGAGCCTCGTCGCGATCGTCGTCGCCCACGACAGCGCCGACGTGCTGCCGGCCTGTCTCGCGGCGCTCGCCGGCGAGCATGTGCCGGCGATCGTCGTGGACAATGCCAGCCGGGACGCCTCCGCGTCGGTCGCGGAGGCGGCCGGCGCGCAGGTGATCCGCAACGCCCGCAACGAGGGCTACGGCCGCGCCAACAACCGGGGCGTCCGCGCGGCCGAGACGGCGGAGCACGTCCTCGTCGTCAACCCGGACGTCGTGCTGCGGCCGGGCACCGTGGACGCCCTGCTGGACGCGGCCCGCACCTGGCCGGATGCCGGGCTTATCGCCCCGCGCCTCGTCGAACCCGGCGGGCGCTTCTTCTTCCAGGCGCGGTCCCTGCTCGCGCCCTACCTGACCAATCCCGCGGGCCGGCTCGCGCTGCCGCAGGGCGATGCCTGCGCGCCGTTCCTCTCCGGGGCCTGCCTGATGATGCCGCGCGCCCTGTTCCTCGACCTCGGCGGCTTCGACGAGAACATCTTCCTGTTCTACGAGGACGATGACCTGTGCCGGCGCGTGGCCGATAGCGGCCGCGCCCTGATCCACGTCCACCGCGCCGAGGCGCTGCACGGTCGCGGCCGATCGTCGGCGCCGGAGCCGGGACGGGTGTTCCGCGCGCGCTGGCATCAGGCGTGGTCGCGCGCCTATGTCAGCCGGAAGTACGGCCTTTCGGACCCGAGCCTCGCCGTCCTGGGCGCCAACCTGCCGAAGGCGCTGCTGTCGGGTCTGGTCCTCCGGCGGGCCGGGCTCGAGCGTTACGGCGGCTCGGCCGCGGGCGCCCTCGCCTTCCTGCGCGGCCGGACCGCGCTGGCCCGCGAGGGTCTGACCGGATGAGTGCGCCGACGATCGCGACCGCTCTGGCGCGCGGGCGCAACGGCTTCACCGGCCTGCGGCTGATGCTGGCTCTGGCCGTCGTTGTGTCCCACGCGTTCAGCGTCGCGACCGGCGCGGCCGGCGACGAGCCCCTCGCCCGGCTCACCGGCTACACGCTGGGCGAACACGCGGTGAACGGCTTCTTCGCGGTGTCGGGCTTCCTGGTCACCATGAGCTGCGACCGCCGCGGCCTCCGGGACTACGCCCTCGCCCGGACCCTGCGGATCCTCCCGGGACTCGTGGCGGCGACGCTCATCGTCGCGCTCGGGCTCGGCGCGGCCCTGACCCGCCTGCCCGTCACCGAGTACTGGCGCGATCCCGCCCTGTGGTCGTTCATCCGCGGGACGCTGACGACTTTCAAGAGCAACGCCGCCCTCCCCGGCGTCTTCGAAGCGAATCCCTACCGGGCGCCCCTCGGCACGGTCTGGACGCTCAAGTACGAGGTGCTGTGCTACCTCGGCGTCCTCGTCGCTGCCCTGAGCGGCCTGCTCCGGCGCCGGTGGTCGGCGCCCCTGATCGTGGCCGGCCTGACGCTTGCCCTGACGATCGCCTGCGGCCTCCGCGGTCCGGACCTGCCCAAGGGCACCGAGACGGCGCTGCGCCTGCCGCTGATCTTCGCGGCCGGGGCGTGTCTCTACCTGTGGCGCGACCGCCTGCGTGTCTCGGCCGCGGCCCTCGCCTGCCTGGTCTTCGGCGCCTTCGTCCTCGCGCGGACGCCGGCCTACCCGGCCCTTCTGTTCCTCGCCGAGGCCTACGGCGTGGTCTGGCTCGCCCTCGGCCCCCTCGCGCGCGGCCTTTTCGACCCTGCGGCCGACCTCTCCTACGGGATCTATCTCTACGGCTGGCCGGTCCAGCAGACCCTGCATGCCCTGTGGCCGGCCGCCTCCGGGCCCGCGCTGCTGGTGCCGGCCCTCGCCCTCACGCTGCCGGTCGCGGCGCTGTCCTGGTACGGGGTCGAGCGGCCGGCCCTGTCGCTGAAGGCGCGCGCGCTCGGGCGGCGGCGCCTCGGCACGATCGAGCCGGCCGGGCCGTGACCGCCGACGGGCCTCTCCCGCCCCTGAAGACGCTCGCTCGCGCGGCGCGGATGCTGGAGGCGGACGGCTTCGCGATCGTCGCCCGGAACGAGCGCGGCGACAGCCTCTACCTGCGGCGACCGGACTGCGCCTGGCACCTGCGCGTCTCGAACCACCGGCGCACCGCCAAGCAGCGCGCCCGGCGCTCCGATATCCTCGCGAGCCTCGTCATCGACGGGCCGCGCTCCTCGGATCAGATCGGGAACCTCGTCCGCGAGGCCGTCCGGAACTTCGAGGCCGCCCTGGCGCGGGTGGCGGATCAGGCGTCCGCGGCGGGGTCGCGGAAGTAGGGCTCCACGGTGCCCTTCAGCTTCACGGTCATCGGGTTGCCGGCCCGGTCGAGGGCCTTGCCGGCCGAGAGGCGGACCCAGCCCTCGCTCACGCAGTACTCCTCGACGTTCGTCTTCTCGACGCCCTTGAACCGGACACCGACCCCGCGCTCCAGCACCTTCTCGTCATAGAACGGGCTGTTCGGGTTGGAAGCGAGGCGGTCGGGGGGCGTGTCGGTCATCGTCCGGATCTCGGATGGTCTTCGTATGGGGCCCCGCCGGTACGGGAATCCGCGCCCGCGCGCAACGCCGCGAGCAGGTCGGCGATCCGCCCGCTCTGGAGCAGCGGCACCAGCCGCGTCACCGCGTCGTGCGGGAGGTCCCACCACGCCGCCGCGACGAGCGCCTCCACGGTCGCCGCGTCGAAGCGGTGGCGCACGACCTTGGCCGGGTTGCCCGCCACCACGGCGTAGGCCGGCACGTCGCGGGTCACCACGGCGCGGGCCGCCACCACGGCCCCGTGCCCGACGGTCACCCCCGAGAGGATCATGCAGCCGGACCCGAGCCAGACATCGTGCCCGATCACCACGTCGCCCCGGGAGGCGTGGAAATCCTCCGGCGCCGCGGCGTCCGGGAACAGCCCGCGCATCGCCGCGAACGGATAAGTCGACGCCCAGTCGAGGCGGTGATCGCCGCCGAGCAGGATCTCGACCTTGTCAGCGATGGAACAATAGCGGCCGATCGTCAGCCGCCGACCGCTCTCCGGGAAGCGGACTTTTGGACGCCCGTACGAATAAGCGCCTATGGAGAACCCGTGGGTCCTCGCCAGCTCGGCGAGGTGGATCCGGGTCTCGTTGTGCGGGTTGCGCCCCCTGCGCAGCCGGTGCAACAGACCGGTCATGACGCGAGCCCGCGCGATGCGCGACTGCGTCGTCCTCGGTGAAAAAGGTGAGCGGGAGCGTGGGCGATGGCCGATAACATGTCCGAGGACCTCAAGGCCGGGGCGCTCGTCTACCACCGCCTGCCCAAGCCCGGGAAGCTGGAGATCCAGGCGACCAAGCCGCTCGGCAACCAGCGCGACCTCGCCCTGGCCTACTCGCCCGGCGTCGCCGCGGCCTGCATGGCGATCCACGACGACCCGCAGCAGGCCGCCGAACTCACGGTGCGCCAGAACCTCGTGGCGGTGCTGTCCAACGGTACGGCCGTGCTCGGCCTCGGCGATATCGGCCCGCTCGCCTCGAAGCCCGTGATGGAGGGCAAGGCCGTCCTGTTCAAGAAGTTCGCCGGCATCGACGTCTTCGACATCGAGGTCGACCAGAAGGACGTGTCGAAGCTCGTCGACGTCGTCTGCGCCCTCGAGCCGACCTTCGGCGGCATCAACCTCGAGGACATCAAGGCGCCCGAGTGCTTCGAGGTCGAGGAGCAGTGCCGGGCCCGGATGAACATCCCGGTCTTCCACGACGACCAGCACGGCACCGCGATCATCGTGGCCGCCGCCGTCCTCAACGGCCTGGAACTCGCCGGCAAGAACCTGTCCGACGTCCGGATCGTCACGTCCGGCGCCGGCGCGGCGGCTCTGGCCTGCCTCAACCTGCTCGTGTCGCTCGGAGCGACCCGCGAGAACATCACGGTCACCGACATCAAGGGCGTCGTCTACAAGGGCCGCGCCGAGCTGATGGACCGGTGGAAGGACGTCTACGCCCAGGAGACCGACAAGCGGACGCTCGCCGAGGTGATCCCGGGGGCGGACGTGTTCATCGGCCTCTCGGCCGGTGGCGTGCTCAAGCCCGAGTACCTGAAGGAGATGGCCGAGAAGCCGCTGATCATGGCGCTCGCCAACCCCTACCCGGAGATCATGCCGGATCTGGCCGAGAAGGAGCGGCCGGACGCCATGATCTGCACCGGCCGGTCGGACTTCCCGAACCAGGTCAACAACGTCCTGTGCTTCCCCTACATCTTCCGCGGGGCGCTCGATGTCGGCGCCCACAAGATCAACGAGGAGATGAAGAAGGCCGCCGTCAAGGCGATCGCGGGCCTGGCCCACGAGACCACCTCGGACGTGGTCGCACGCGCCTACGGCGGCGAGGCCCGGCCGTTCGGACCGAAATCCTTGATCCCGAGCCCGTTCGACCCGCGCCTGATCCTGCGCATCGCCCCGGCGGTGGCCAAGGCCGCGATGGATTCCGGCGTCGCCGGCCGGCCGCTCCCGGACCTCGACGCCTATGTCGAGAGCCTCGACCGGTTCGTGCACCGGTCCGGCCTGATCATGAAGCCGCTGTTCTCGAAGGCGAAGGCCGAGCCCAAGCGCGTGATCTATGCCGAGGGCGAGGACGAGCGCGTGCTCCGCGCCGTCCAGGCGATCGTCGAGGACAAGGTCGCCCTGCCGATCCTGGTCGGCCGGCCGCGGGTGGTCGAGACCCGCCTGAAGCGCTTCGGCCTGTCGATGGTGCACGGCCGCGACTTCGAGCTGATCGATCCCGAGGACGATCCCCGCTACCGCGCCTACGTCCAGACCTATCTGGAAGTCGCCGGTCGCCGCGGCATCACGCCGGACGCGGCCCGGACGCTGGTCCGCACCAACAACACGGTGATCGGCGCCATCGCGGTCCGCCGCGGCGAGGCCGACGCGCTGATCTGCGGCCTGGAGGGCCGCTTCGAGACGCGCCTGCGCATCATCCGCGACGTGATCGGGCTCGCGCCGGGCGTGGAGCAGTGCGCCGCGATGAGCCTCGTGGTGACGCATAACGGCGCCTACTTCCTGGCCGACACCCATGTCCGCCAGAACCCCACGGCCGAGGAGATCGCCGACGTGGCGCAGGCCTGCGCCAGCCACGTCAGCCGGTTCGGGATGACGCCGAAGATCGCGCTCCTCAGCCACTCCGATTTCGGCCAGTCGGATTCGCCCTCCGCGATGAAGATGCGCGACGCCCTCGCGCTCCTGCACACGCGGAATCCCGAGCTGCAGGTCGACGGCGAGATGCAGGCCGATTCCGCCCTCAACGAGATGGTGCGCGAGCGCGTCCTGCCGGGCTCGCGCCTCAAGGGCGCGGCCAACGTCCTGATCTTCCCGAATCTCGACGCCGCCAACATCGCCTTCCAGTTCGCGAAGGTGCTGGCGGACGCGCTGCCGGTCGGCCCGCTCCTGATCGGCCCGGCCAAGCCCGCCCACATCCTGACGCCGTCGGTGACGGCGCGCGGCATCGTCAACGTCACGGCCGCCGCCGTGGTCGAGGCCCAGGCGGACGAGGCCGTCGCGCGCGCCGAGGAGGGCGGCGTCGGCATGCTCTCGGAGTGAGGGGCGCCCGTCGGCGGCCGCCAGCGTGGCCGTCGATTTGCTTGCCCGCCCCGGGACCACGAAACCACCGGGAGACGACGCGATGTGCGCGGGCGACGATCCAACCTGCCACGCCTTCGAGGAGCACCGCCGCCGGTTCCGGCGGGATCTCGAGCCTGAGCGGCGCGCCTTCCTTAAGAGCGGCTTCGCGGCGACCGGCGCCGCGGCCGCGGCCCTCGCGGCCGGCGGTCCGTCGCTCGTGAGCCCGGCCCTGGCCCAGGCGAGCGGCGCCAAGATCGCCGCCACGGCGCATTACCACCTGCCGGCGAATGCCGAGACGGTCCACTGGGGCTTCTTCAGCCGCAGCCTCAAGCCCAAGGTCGAGATCGGCTCGGGCGACTTCGTCACGATCGAGACGCTCACCCACCAGGCGAGCGACGATGCCGAGCGCATGATCCAGGGCGATCCGGGCGCCGAGAGCGTCTATCTCTGGACCAAGGACAAGATGGGCGTCTCGCCCCGCGGAGCCGGCGCCATGGACGCCAAGGTCGGCCCCGGCGGTGGCCTCGGCGTGCACATCTGCACCGGCCCGGTGGCGATCCGCGGCGCCGAGCCCGGCGACGTCCTGGAGGTGCGCATCCTCGACGTCGCCCCCCGCCCCTGCGCCAATCCCAGGTACAAGGGACTGGCCTTCGGCAGCAACGCGGCGGCGTGGTGGGGCTACCACTACAACGACCTGATCACCGGCGATAAACCCCGGGAGGTCGTGACCATCTACGAGGTCGACGCCACCGGCGAGCGCGACTGGGCCCGGGCGGTCTACAGCTTCCGCTGGCCGGGCGTGACCGACCCGTTCGGCGTCTCCCACCCGACCATCGATTATCCCGGCCTGCCGGTGGACCACACGAAAACCCAGAAGACCTTCGAGGTCCTGAAGGGCATCCGCGTGCCGATCCGGCCGCATTTCGGCACCATGGGCGTGGCGCCCGCCGAGGCCGACCGGGTGAACACGATCCCGCCGAGCTACACCGGCGGCAACATCGACAACTGGCGGATCGGCAAGGGCGCGACCCTCTACTACCCGGTGGCGGTGCCGGGCGCCCTGTTCTCCGTGGGCGATCCCCACGCCAGCCAGGGCGATTCCGAACTGTGCGGCACCGCGATCGAGTGCTCGCTCACCGGCACCTTCCAGTTCATCCTGCACAAGAAGGCGGACCTGCCCGGCACGCCGCTGGAGGCGCTCGACTTCCCGATGATCGAGACCCGGGACGACTGGGTTCTGTCCGGCTTCAGCTACCCGAACTACCTGCGGGATCTCGGTCCGGACGCGCAGAGCGCGATTTTCCAGAAATCCTCGATCGACCTCGCCATGCGCGACGCCTTCCGGAAGATGCGCCAGTTCCTGATGCACGCGAAGGGCCTCACCGAGGACGAGGCGATCTCGCTGATGTCGGTCGCGGTCGATTTCGGGATCACGCAGGTCGTGGACGGCAACTGGGGCGTCCACGCCGTGGTCAAGAA from Methylobacterium oryzae includes the following:
- the rnd gene encoding ribonuclease D; this translates as MDLITTTDALRQICTRLAEQPFVTVDTEFMRETTYYPKLCLIQMAAPDGTGVLVDPLAPGIDLGPFIALMADEGTVKVFHSARQDLEIIWLIGGILPHPFFDTQVAAMVCGYGDSVSYEQLVNDVAKAKIDKSSRFTDWSRRPLSEAQLTYALSDVTHLVKIYEVLVAELLRTDRGAWLDEEMAVLTSPETYRADPAQAWRRLSGRMRKPREIAVLMEVAAWRESEAQTRNVPRGRVLKDEAVIDIASAAPRSAEALGRLRTIPAGFERSRTGADIVAAVERGLARDTSAVRMPERVRRSGGNGAIVELLKVLLKAVCEAEGVAPKIIATVDDLEAVADDDDAEVPALQGWRRTLFGEKALALKQGRLALSVESGRIVVRPLEAEPVGSGADPDR
- the aspS gene encoding aspartate--tRNA ligase; this translates as MHRYRSHTCGALRPSDVGQSVRLSGWCHRIRDHGGVLFVDLRDHYGLTQCVIDSDSPAFKAAEAVRSEWVVRIDGRVRTRPAGTENAELPTGAVEIYIDDLEVLGPAGELPLPVFGDLEYPEETRLRYRFLDLRREKLHANIMKRGAIIDSLRRRMRDGGFFEFQTPILTASSPEGARDYLVPSRVHPGKFYALPQAPQQFKQLTMIAGFDRYFQIAPCFRDEDARADRSPGEFYQLDIEMSFVTQEDVFQAVEPVLRGVFEEFAEGKRVTKEFPRITYADSMLKYGVDKPDLRNPLIIADVSDLFAREDVAFKAFKGVVASGGVVRAIPATGAASQPRSFFDKLNDWARSEGAPGLGYVVFEEENGALTGKGPIAKFIPAEVQALIAERSGAKAGDAVFFSAGPESKAAGLAGKARVRIGDELGLCDKDQYAFCWITDFPMYEWSEEEKRIDFSHNPFSMPNIDREEFLALDLDALAGEDENGANTKRILDIKAFQYDIVCNGVELSSGAIRNHRPDVMEKAFAIAGYGHEVLEQKFGGMLNALRMGAPPHGGIAPGVDRIVMLLCNEPNIREVVLFPMNQRAEDLMMGAPSEATPKQLRELHIRLNLPEKKA
- a CDS encoding glycosyltransferase family 2 protein is translated as MASLVAIVVAHDSADVLPACLAALAGEHVPAIVVDNASRDASASVAEAAGAQVIRNARNEGYGRANNRGVRAAETAEHVLVVNPDVVLRPGTVDALLDAARTWPDAGLIAPRLVEPGGRFFFQARSLLAPYLTNPAGRLALPQGDACAPFLSGACLMMPRALFLDLGGFDENIFLFYEDDDLCRRVADSGRALIHVHRAEALHGRGRSSAPEPGRVFRARWHQAWSRAYVSRKYGLSDPSLAVLGANLPKALLSGLVLRRAGLERYGGSAAGALAFLRGRTALAREGLTG
- the xoxF1 gene encoding lanthanide-dependent methanol dehydrogenase XoxF1 (Multiple clades of rare earth element (REE)-dependent methanol dehydrogenases have been described, XoxF1 through XoxF5 at least, in methylotrophs. Multiple XoxF paralogs may be found encoded in the same genome, and the REE-dependent enzymes may be preferred to calcium-dependent versions. Members of this family fall within the clade named XoxF1, a La3+-dependent family.) codes for the protein MRAVHLLALGAGVAAVAAPALANESVMKGIANPAEQVLQTVDYANTRYSKLDQINAKNVKDLQVAWTFSTGVLRGHEGSPLVVGNMMYVHTPFPNIVYALDLDHDAKIVWKYEPKQDPSVIPVMCCDTVNRGLAYADGAILLHQADTTLVSLDAKTGKVNWSVVNGDPKKGETNTATVLPVKDKVIVGISGGEFGVQCHVTAYDLKTGKKVWRGYSEGPDDQLIVDPEKTTSLGKPIGKDSSLKTWEGDQWKTGGGCTWGWFSYDPKLDLMYYGSGNPSTWNPKQRPGDNKWSMTIWARNPDTGMAKWVYQMTPHDEWDYDGINEMILTDQKIDGKEQPLLTHFDRNGFGYTLNRADGTLLVAEKFDPAVNWATKVDMDKGSKNYGRPLVVSKYSTEQNGEDTNSKGICPAALGTKDQQPAAFSPKTNLFYVPTNHVCMDYEPFRVTYTPGQPYVGATLSMYPAPNSHGGMGNFIAWDGVNGKIKWTNPEQFSVWSGALATAGDVVFYGTLEGYLKAVDDKTGKELFKFKTPSGIIGNVMTYQHKGKQYVGVLSGVGGWAGIGLAAGLTDPNAGLGAVGGYAALSQYTNLGGQLTVFALPN
- a CDS encoding acyltransferase family protein, whose amino-acid sequence is MSAPTIATALARGRNGFTGLRLMLALAVVVSHAFSVATGAAGDEPLARLTGYTLGEHAVNGFFAVSGFLVTMSCDRRGLRDYALARTLRILPGLVAATLIVALGLGAALTRLPVTEYWRDPALWSFIRGTLTTFKSNAALPGVFEANPYRAPLGTVWTLKYEVLCYLGVLVAALSGLLRRRWSAPLIVAGLTLALTIACGLRGPDLPKGTETALRLPLIFAAGACLYLWRDRLRVSAAALACLVFGAFVLARTPAYPALLFLAEAYGVVWLALGPLARGLFDPAADLSYGIYLYGWPVQQTLHALWPAASGPALLVPALALTLPVAALSWYGVERPALSLKARALGRRRLGTIEPAGP